The Syngnathus acus chromosome 11, fSynAcu1.2, whole genome shotgun sequence genome includes the window ACATTCCATTCCATTTCACTTTGCTACGAAGTAGGCTGGGCTGGCCAGTCTACAGCGAGTGTTTACAAATTACAAACAATGCCGAAACCAAAATGCACGCTCACGAAAGAGTTGGATACAAAATTCCCGTGCTTTGGCCAGGGTCGCAAGGAAGTATGtgagtgaataaataaatatccatccatccattttctatactgcttgtccccacgggggtcgtggGCGGGcggttgtgcgtgcgtgcgtgctggagcccagcagtcatcgggcagcagGCGGGGaataagtaagtaagtaagtaagtaagtaagtaagtaagtaaataaataaataaataaataaatatgaacgaatgaataaatacataaatacagtataaatgaataaataaataaacgccAAAAAACTCACAAATGTCAGTGCACATaagtttttgtcattgtacaCATTTGGTTAGACccccaaatgattcccgagcgcggcaccgctgctgctcactgcttcCCTCTCcgccaggggatggatcaaaatcacacggggatgggttcaatgcagaggacaaatttcacggTGAAATCGCCAAAACTATGACACCTTGGCGACTTCAATGTTCATCTTTCCAAGGATGATGCAgccaaaaatgactttataaacACATTAGACTCTTCATCCTTCTTTCCCACGATAAATACCAGAGTCACTCACTCAACTAAGTCAATTATTGATCATTTCATCACAAATCTTCAAAAGACCACACTTACTTCTGGAACGGTACTCTGAGGTTTCTGACCATTTCCCTATTGTATTATTCAGTGACCTCCCTGCTAGGCCCCCACCTACTCGTcatacaacaaaaagaaaaatactcaaTGAAGGAACCATACGACGTCTAGGTGAGGATCTGCAGACCAAGACATGGTATGGAATatatcagtggtccccaaccttttgaGCGCCACGGACCAGTTACgcgtcagaaatatttttgcggaccggcctttatataaataaataataaatgtatataaataaataatacatgtataataaatatataaatatgattaaATAGAATGGTatgactggcataaaaacaagtataaacgacataaaaataaaactcaccattacgttgaattagtgggagcactgagctcgtttctcagaaacgagccggccCCAtctaaagttaaaagttaaagtcccaatgatcgtcacacacacatctgggtgtggtgaaatttgtcctctgcatttaacccatccctgtgtgattttaatccatcccctgggtgagacgggagcagtgagcagcagcggtactgcgctcgggaatcatttggtgatctaaccccccaattccaacccttaatgctgagtgccaagcagggaggcaatgggtcccatttttatagtctctggtatgacccggccggggtttgaaccgaCACTCTCCCACTAccccactgagctggtcaaaGAACAACATTGCATTagccgggaatcgaacccaggCCTCCCACGTGGCAGGCGAGAATTCTACCACTGAAGCACCAATGCTTTATTCTAGGAGTAATCGAAAACAATTGTTGTGGCTctgagtcacgacgaggggcaagttttggttttcaagggtgtttttattcctcttcaacttctctcccatacagagccgcctttccACATGTAGGTACATCACTTTCCTCCTTTAGTACAcactaactgatcgcggtggtgcctttttAGGCTGTCGAAGAAATCAacgttaacaaaaaaataatacagccgacctagttaagaaatcaccagaaagatcaccatgacaatcgTGACCACAcaaaaagataataaataaatggaacgTCACTCagatattggtgatcccgttgagagtctcacaccCTCCCCCACTTAAAAGATGTCATCTTGACCTAACACTCACATCAAGGTAAACAATTTACAGACCGAATAGCATGGAATCGACCGGTAAACCGGTttgaagccatttttttttcacatacCCCGACCAATATACATTGCAGTTGTGTAAGCATTCAACCACCCAACATTTGCAATAACCAATTATAAGACCTGCAtagtgaaggaatggggtcgaaatacacaaagtcctgcctagctacaaaaacagatatgctcaaacctcattgaataaagtacataagcagacaagtatattcacatattaaatcaataaaagaaacattttacgCATATAATCATACCtgcacaccaaatcaataaagaagacatagacatttttgatagggggTAATGactataactttatgatctgatctgtatttctgagcactttgaaataacaaatgttttttgatatattgcctgaatagcttaatgacccttaaggaactgtttaatgcatgcctgatgattttctaaatcacggacactgccaaagttgtctaaaaatgttcagtacttgattatatcttgacCCACGTGCAGGAAACAAACTTAGAAGTTCAGAATGAGTGATgagtgtttattggaggagATGCGGTGGAGGCAGAGCGGGAGGATCTAAGCAAGGAGCGGGAGCAGCAACGGCGGAGCGTGTGGAGTTCAGCCAGACGGGGTGGATCTTGGCTGTGAGCCGTGGAGGGAATCTGCAAGCAAAATACACAAGACTTGGTCAGAGGATTCGACGTGGCTGTGGCGGAGATCTTACTGCAGACCGGAGGATCAGGAGAGCGTGGTGTCGATGAGCAAGAGGGTGTCGAGGAGCTAGATGCACAACCGTGGCGGTGATCACAACAGTTAAGACTCTCAGCGTGCTCGTTAAGAGCCCTTCTTTAACGAGCCTGATGAGCTGCAACTGGATCCGCTGCCACTCTGCTCACGGCTGCTCCCTGTGGACAAAAGGAGGTACACCATCCCGGGCCCTGACACCAGGGGGACACAGCTTTTGTTCTTATTATTTATAGAGAATAATGCTTCCTCCAGTTTGGCCCTAAAGATTTCAAGATCAGCGTCTGGGGGACGATAGATGACACCAATGATGAGTGTTTTCCCGCTTATTTCAACCAAAAGGGAGTCACTGTGGTTGTCTGCTATGACAATGTCATCACAAATCCTCACATTGTACGCGGAGGAAATATATAGGCACACGCCACCGCCAGATTTGCCACATCTGTTCTTAGTCAACAACTTATAGCCATCAAGATTTAAGCTGTATGACCTGTCATTCAGCCAAGTTTCACTGCAGCCAATTACGTCAACGTTGCAGCCTGTGTTTGGAAGTAGagtaagattcaagattcaaaagtttttatttgccatgtttgagcgtgccaaacaaggaattggACTTTGGTACATCAcacacagcctctgttcaacatttaggtgactaacaacactcaggacatgtgaaaaatggcaaatattctcaaacatcccctgatcttaaactcccaggagggcacggaaaaactcaaaactccaactaggggaaatgagaaaccttgagaagagaccacagatgggagggtccctcttccaggatgaccaggctgcaatggatgcagagaggacacatagtacaaacagtgtagacaattcaaaaaaggtgtggagagcaggatgttgttGCACaccaatgactctgagactctaagagtggtgtgagttcatcagagcaacagcctggggggagaagctgtctctgtgtctgctggttttggcgtacagagctagataacgccgtccggaggggagtagttcaaacagactgcaaccagggtgagaagggtctgtagagatgttccttgcacgtttcctggtcctggacaggtacaagtcttggatagatgggaggttgattccaatgatcttttctgcagtcctgattgtccgttgcagtctgtgcttgtcttgtttggaggccgatccaaaccagacagtgatggaggtgcagaggactgACTGgtagtgtagaaggtcttcagcagctcccgcggcaggttgaacttcttgagctgtctcagcaagtacagcctctgctgggccttcttccggacagaatCTATGTGGCAACTAGATCATCATGATGTTTATTCAAGCTCCTGAtgtttaaatgcaaaaaaagagcagttatttatatttgttaaaTGTTTGAATTGCTCAGGAAGATACTGATTACAACTGATATTTCTGTGATAGTCAATGCAATTTGTCAACTCGTCTCCTTCACTGTCAATTTCATTCAATGCCATGCACAAGGTAACGAGTGAGATTTACTGAGATCCagcaacaaagacacacacttaACACCATGGACATATACATACACTCATCCATACCACAGCTGGCCTGACAGACGTACACAAAGCAGACAGACAATTGCCTAGTCCTACCCAGTCAGTAGTATTCAGGCCAGTTCCCaagccaaaaatgaaaaaataaatgtaagagagaggagaaagaaaaaaaaggggcggggggggggcgagtgGTGAGAtggggagagaaagagagaaaggaaTAAGCCATTCACCGTCTCCTGGTTCAGTGGTTGTCATGTCGACAGGGACGCGGTTTTCTGATTACGTCATCATCGCGCGCCTGTGTTTACAGTTGCGGGGAGGCGGACAGTTCCTCCTGGAGTTCAGGATTAATGTCTCCATCTCCTCCACTCAGCCAACAAGTTGTTCGGGGGCTCCTGTACAGTTTGCCGTCGATGTAAAGCTTGTCCATGAATAGTCGAGCGGTCTTTTTGGCTTTCCTTGCCTCGGCCATGATCGGGTGAAGTAGCCTCCGCCTGTTCATGATCTCCGGAGGGAACTGATCGCTGATGGAGTAGTTAGAGCCTTTCAGCTCTCTGCCCCTCGGCATGACGGCAGACAGTCAACGACTTTAGCCACAATGGGACGGGGCCTCCTCAAGACTATGATGGGCCGACCGCATCTAGAGGGCTGAGAGAGAGCCACGCACCTAAGTCCGAGAGCCGCCAAGGACAGCGGACTGTCGCTGCTCTCCATGGCTCCAAGAGCCTAGAGGACAACAGAGCATCCCAGAGAGACCTGAAGAGTAAAGTGTGGAGAGCCAGATCTTACTGCCCTTTCTGTGAGAATGAAGAGCACTTCCTCAGTCAGTGTACGGAAGTCACCAAGTTGAGCAGGGAAGCACTCGTCGACTAGATAAAGGCCAACAAAAGGTGCTGGCGCCGTGCAAGACCCCACCAAGAAGCTCAGTGTGACCTGAAGAAGCTCTGCAGCATGTGCCAAGGTAAACATCTACAGGTCCTTCACAAGGTCAACGACAGGCGGGCTAGACCTTCAAACCGTGACGACAGTCAACAGGCGAGCCCCACTACTGAGGTACTGTACGTCGACCGCCCACCAGAAGGCAACAGAGTCCTCCTCAAAGTCGTCCAGGTCGTTCTTCGCCATGGCAACTGTACCTTGACAACCTACAccactggtgtcaaactcaaggcccggggagCCAGACAccgcccgccacatcattttatgtggcccgcaacgacaaattgtgcatcaaattcgtgtgtcattactagaattgcaaattgtcttcacttttaactCAACTtcactcatctgatttgaaaacgagtttgttttgtagcttttactgtatataatatgaggtgctcatacatttatttgggttgacagtcataatggccctccgaaagaagctatgactacaatgcggcccgcaaaaAAATTAGCTTGACACCCCTGACCTACGCCATCCTGGACGACGGCTCGGAAAGAACAATGCTGCTCTCAGCAGCTGCCCGAGAGCTTGGCATGCGAGGAGCGAGGGAGGACCTCCCACTGCGGACCATCCGGCAGGACATCCAGACACTTTGTGGGTCTACCGTGTCCTTCCGCATCTCCCCGGCTGCCGACCCAAAGACCAGCTTCAAAGTCTCTAAGGCCTTCACAGCAGCACGCCTTGGCCTGGCCGACCAGTCCTATCCGACAGACCAACTCCGGCAGAGGTACTCCCATCTCACTGGACTACCAATAAGGACTTTCCACAAGGTCAAACCATTGTTGCTGATAGGATCAGACCACCCACATCTGATTACCGTCATCAAACCGATCAGACTGGGCACTCCAGGCGGACCGGCCGCTATCTGTACCAGACTAGGTTGGGCCCTGCAGGGTCCGGTCAAGTTCACCCAGAACAGTTTGAGACCTCATCAGTGCCTGGTGACATCCGTTCCCCAACCTCCCGAAAACTGGCCAGTCAGACCCAGCGCTGACCCTGAAGACGACGCCTCCGAGCTGGGAAAGTCCGTCTTCTGTCAACACAGTTGTGGCCACTGCAGCAGATACCAGGCAGCATGACACTTGGCAAGACCTGCTACACGCTACCGCCCAGGAGCTGCATGGGGCGGCAGATCAGAGCGGCAAACGCACCGCTGAAGATTACCGCAGGGCAGAGATCCTTATCTTCAAGCGATCCCAGTGCGAGAGCTTCCCCGACGAGCTGAGACTCTTGACAGCTGGTAGGCCTGTCCCGTCGAACAGTAGATTGCTCACCTTGTCCCCCGAGATGGACCAAGAGGAGCTCGTTTGCGTCGGAGGTCGGCCCCGCCACGCTGAAGACCTTAACCAAACAGCGGTACACCCCATAGTGCTGGACTTGAGCCACCCTTCTCCTCGACTCCTCGTTAAAGACTTTGACAGCTTCGGGCCATTCCAGGTTATGGTGGGGAGGCGCACGGAGAAGAGGTGGGGCATCATCTTCAAGTGTCTCACCGCCAGAGGTAAGATGGAGTTGCCctgtaatgtgtttttattttattgttggagcctatttaatttattatattGATTGTAttaatatcattattatttgtggTCTGGCCTATGAATTATTCCTGTTCTATATGTGAAGCCAGATAGTGCCAGTGCCATTCACGGCCTAATGTCTCAAGTCATTAAGGACAAACTCTTCAATCAAATCAACACATCTAATTAatttttcctcctttgcaGCCACCTATAATGAGGGAGttagttttgtctttttggtgTTTCTTGGGTTTTGAAGGAGTAGTAGTGataccatttttttcaaccactAAAATCATTACTagaatatgttttatttttcttatatgAAAGTCAACCCGGAGATTTATGgtcaatgtaaataaataccttTTTTTGGATTGAAGAACTATCTCCGCGAGTGCTTTTTGGTTTAGTGGGTTGAAGACCTCCTCCTTACAAGCtactcttttatttttgtggtgaCAATTTTTGGAATACAAGAGTAGCCATAACAAGTTGAAAAAACTTCACTGAAGACTCCAAGGAAATTAATTCGGAGAGTCTGTGGATCCATGCGATCACCTGCTGTCAGAGGAGGAAGCCGTGAGTAAAAACAGCTGATCGGATTTATGAATTTACAAATGCGCACGAGTCTGCGCAAGGACTCTTATCGCAGGAGGAAAAGGATTATTGGTATGAACCCAGGATAACTAACCtaaattatttcattaaaGAGGTGGAACCATGGAAAAGAGACATTGCACAGTCAAAGATTGGACCACAAGACAGCATACTCAAATGTATCACGCGGCTCAAATGTATCACGCAGATCAAAGTCTCGCGCTGCCTTGTCAGTCTCTTCAGCATTAAAGAGGGCCAAGGCAGATCAGGCTGCTGCACTGGCACGAGCTGCTgcgttgaaagaaaaacaaactttcCAATTGGAGGAATTAAAATTGAAATCGAAGATGGACAAATTGAGTTGGATGCGGACCTTGCTGCATCAgctgctaaaataaaaatactccaAAGTGATGATGAGGGGAGCCAGGAGACTCCAGATGATGCCATGAATGAGTATGATTCTCACCATGAACCAGAAACAATGGAAAGCAATGTGGAATTTGTGCAATTAGGTGCCATACCCAAAACCCAACTCCAGCAAACCATCTCAAATCTCAACAGGCCTCCACCTCCCTGCTCACCAGAAATAAAATctcaatttaatttttgttttttttgtgtgtgctttggtttgttctgtgtttttttgtattgggGATGTcttattttggttttgatgGTGTTTGAATGAAAGgttgaatgggggggggggggggggtgcatgtAAGGGACCGCGCCGAAAAGCGCGTGTGCAAGAACATTAAAGAGAAGGAATACATTACACCACCATCTTGTCGTGTCTCAGAAAGAAATGGATATTGAAGCTGCAAACCTAACAAGAATAGTTGTCCATTTTTGCCCATGTGAAGGCCTTCGAGCTTTGTCTGTGGTTAAGGGCTGTATAAAGAAACTTGACTTGCAATGATAACAGCCAGCGAGGCGGGTCACGTGATTTCAGAGAAAGCCAAACTCGAGCTGATGTTGTTGCGCGCCCCTACCAGCAGGAGGAAGCGATGTTTTACCACACGGTTTATTGTGCGCACAGCCCTGAGTGACGTCATCGCCAGGCTGAACTCCAATTGGCTTAAGTGGGAAGTAGTCGAAGCGCGTCTGCTGTTTTCTGTACTTCCTCGTCCGCCAGCCAGACGAGTCACTTGTCGCAACTTCGACCAAATACCCCTTTTGACTAAAATCGCAAAAGGACAACTTGATGCTTGCAATGAATTTACTTGTATTCTTTGTTGCGGCCGTGCAAATTTACAGCGTGGCACCTGGTAAGTTTACTTTACTTACAACTCAGTTTATTATCCTCAAGATTGACGCTCTTGATTTTGAACTGAcgcatttattattattttgtttggttacattttcttcacatgtctGCTGCGTCAACATTTCATGAGCGGAAATTTCCTTCACCTGAACACTCGTTTTCTTATAGTTAGACGGGAACACAATGCTATTATTCGAACTTTTGGAATATTTAGTTAATAAAGTTGAAAAACAAGTGACACAAAGCAAGATGGTGTATACCTGCATGAATATCCATTTGGTTAATTATGGAAAAGCTAATGTACAGTAATGAAATGTTTGACAATAGAGTCTTTGCAATTGATTATTAACATTTCACGGTAACGGCAATAAAGTTGTATCTAATctttcataataaaaaaaaacattgtattgCCTCCTGAATAGACAATATATTATCAATTACGTAATTGGAAAAGTTTTGGGGGCAAATTAAAGAGAATGGCAAAAGTTATGTAATTATATTTCTTTCATAAGTGGATTTAAATCACTGATGAGGGGCATCCTGCTGGAATCTAACATATTTATCAACAACcagcagaaaacaaacaattgtcAAATCACTGACAAGTTTGAGCGAAACAATGCGCTTGGATAAACATGAACTCCAACATGTCAAGTGCTGCAATGTTCAAACTGCAGACAGaatcattgaaaatgtgaattGCACAAGATTGCTTAATGTACAAACAAAGCAAGATCATGggtgtcatttttgtgtttgtctttcagtCACTCACACGCTCAATTATTTCGTGACCAGCTCTCAAGTTGCAAGGCTACCAGAATACTTGCTGGTGGCGTATGTTGACGGCGTTCAGATTCAGCAGTTTGACAGCAACCACAGGGAAACGAAAGTGAAACATGACTGGGTGAACAAAATCACAGAAGATGAGCCGCACTTCTGGAAGAGAGAGACGGAGATCCAAATTGGGAATGAGCAGACCAGTAAAGTCAACATTGAAATCGCTAAAAAGCGCTTCAACCAAACTGGAGGTTTGTTTACGTCCGAGCGTCCGCTCGTAAAATTCATTTCATGTGCtggtacactttttttttcttcccgaCTAATAAGCAGACGTGTCACTGCTGGCTTCTCTCTGATTATCGTCACTGAATCTTGTGTGCGATCCCTTCAGGTGTTCACATGTTTCAGGTGATAGACGGCTGTGAATGGGACGATGAGACTGGGGAGGTTGATGGTTGGTGGCACCTCCGTTACGATGGAGAAGACTTCCTGTCATTTGAGGCGAAGACGATGACATGGATCGCAGCACATCCACAAGCTTTCATCACCAAATTGAAGTGGGACCAAATCGACGGGCTCAATGAAGCCAAAAAGAATCACTACACTGAGGTGTGTCCTTCTGATTTGAAGAAGCATGTGAGCAACGGGAGGCACTTCCTGACGAGAACCGGTACGTTGTCCTCTCACACCTTCTCTCAACCTCGCACTCTCTTTCCTCCCTTCACATTCTCTCCGTCTTTCGTGCCCTCCTCACGCGTTTCCCTCCATTTTTGCCCCTGCGTGCAGAGCTTCCCAAGGTGTCTCTCCTGCAGAAGACTCCTTCCTCTCCGGTCACCTGCCACGCCACGGGTTTCTACCCCATTACATCGTCCCTCTTTTGGAGGAAGAACGGCGAGGAGATCCACGAGGACGTGGAGATGGGGGAGACCCTCCCCAACCACGACGGAACCTTCCAGACCTCGGTCGACCTGAAAGTGGAGGTGACGCCCGCCGCGGAGCGGGAGTACGAATGCGTGTTCCAGCTGGCCGGCGTCTCGGAAGACATCGTCATCAAGCTGGACGCCGGAAGCATCCTGAGCAACCACGGTGAGCGTTTGGCGCGGCTCAGACACGGCCGATTGGCTGTGGGCTCTCGCGGGTCATTGACGTGTCTCTCTTTGCGCTTTGCCGTGTGAAGAAGAGCAAGGCAGGAAGAAGGCGGTGGCCATCGCCGTCCCGTTGGTGGTCCTCGCTCtggtggcggtggtggtggtggtgatgttCCTTGCCAAGCGTATCAAAAGCAAACAAGGTGAGCAACACAAATGTTTGCTCCGTCAGGAACATCCAAAGAGAACATTGTTTGTGACCATTCCTAATCTCCTCTTGCTTCTCTTTCATTTCAGCCAAATACTCTCAAGCTTGTaagtaaaacattttctgCTTCCTTTGCGCCACAATAACAAGGCAGCCATGTCAAGATTTGATTCAAACCTAAGCCTTCAGCTGCGTACACTGATGCCCTGAGATACGCTcgcaaatgcttttttttccattgaaagGAATGGAATGACATTCTTCATCAAAATTGTTGTCTTGTGTAATTTAACCTCTCTGGCTTTTAGCTGTTTCCACCGATTCTGAGCCTGTTGCCGAGTGAGAGGCAGCAACAGTCACCTGGTAAGTTAGCTCATGCTGACTACACGTGGTCTTCGGATTCTGGAGGTGGGTTAGGGAACATTTGGATTCTTGTTGACTATTTTGCTctgctcttctttcttcaGGTGTCGGAATTCTTTCAGAGGACTTTCTCATCACAacacagatgttttttttcttcttcaagtcAACAATAATTATGTTTCTGTTAAATCAAACAGTTTTTGGGTGGTTTTGACGACGATAGCGACAGGCTTCATTGTTGTTTGATTGTATttcctattttgaaatgccgTTTGATCCCAGGTCTTCATCTAATAAACAACTAACACGTTTCTCAGAAGGGGAGATTCTTGACTGCCCTTATTTGCGGCTAAACATATTCAACGATCAATGCCCAACGTGGAACTGCAAAACGGAGTGTGCGCTACTCGACTGCGACCAACAGAGGCGCTGTCGAATCACGCTCAACAGGTTGGCTGTCTTAAGAAGTTCAGCATGACGATGACGATGGGAGGTGAAGCAAAATTGTTGCCGCTGCGTTTGGAATTTTGCTCTCTCGGGAAGAAAAAAGCagttgtcaatttttgtcattgttgaaaTCAAGTGAATGTCAATCAAATGTGTCAATAaaatacaggactgtctcagagaATTAGAATCTTGTGAtgaagttctttattttctgtaatgcaattaaaaaaacaaaaatgtcatacattctggattcattataaatcaactgaaatattgcaagccctTTATGATTTTAATATTGCCGATTATGGcgtacagcttaagaaaactcaaatatcctatctcaaaatattagaatatttcctcagaccaagtaaaaaaaaaaagatttataacttGACTTGCAATGATAACAGCCAGCGAGGCGGGTCACGTGATTTCAGAGAAAACCAAACTCGAGCTGATGTTGTTGCGCGCCCCTACCAGCAGGAGAAGGCGATGTTTTACCACACGGTTTATTAACATACTGTGCACGCAGCTCAGAGTGACATCATCGCCAGGCTGAACTCCGATTGGCTTAAGTGGGAGGAATTCACCAGATACGGGTTTGGCAAGAACGAGGAAATAGGGCGCAAGAAGCCTGCCAATCCTCCGCCATTTCAGGACTGAGAGCTGAAATGCAAAATGGCCAACCCAAGTGGAAAGTCCCTTGTTTGTTCACTTTGGTTTTgtacaattaaataaatcaagtcagTGGTTACCACCGGATGGAAGTCGCATCATGAAAGTTGTTTTCTGGATGAATTTGAGCCCTTAAAAACCTTCAGACTCTTTTATCAAGCAATTTATCataatgaaatacattttaaaaatatatcagtAAAATAGATTaggtaaataataaaattgtgatgatataaatattttttaaatgtattacgtttttttttcattattcagATTGAGTAAATTCACACATACCCTGTCTCGATTTTAAAGATTGTTTGCAGGACATTTAAATGTTAGCattcatttatgtttttttttgttggcgttgttGCTGACACGCTTGCAATAAAACGCTTGGGTGATCTTTGCTGATTTgtcttgcaagtggagagccACAACAACATCGACAGCTTGTTGAGCTGTTGTTGACTCATCAAATACTTCTGAAAACATGTCACAAAACGAGCGTCTCATCGACACGTTTCAAGCTTTCCTGGCTTGGCTTGCTTCGGATTGGTTTCGTTTGTTTCTACTTGAGGAGCAACTATGCAGGTTAGAGGtcgttgttttaaaaaaaaaaaagcgtggcTCCATAGCGCCATCTTGTGCTCTGCTCAAAGTTTGCGTTCTCGGACCACATTTGAGTTTGAAAACGgcctttttctgtcttcctgggagTGTTTTGACCAAGTgtagcaaatttgaacaggttcctcCAGCCCCAAGCAAAGTTACAGGGAAAACGGGCCATATTTGATCACTCTTATATTCAGCACCGTTTAAAACGGGGTTTCAAGTATAAGTTTGTCTCAGGCATTAAATCTAAAGTGGCGTATGTAAGTGTTGAGTTTCATATGTTGTCGTTTCTGAAGGCGCTGTCTCTGGGGGTGGTTCCAAGCGTTCTTGTTCAGCTGTCACTCGTGCTTCCGCGCCCCGCTCATCTAGTACCACGACAGAGTCGGGTCATAAGTGTGCAACTcccaaaaattatttgaacctgaaaaatatatttaaatctGAGAAAGCAAGACttgaacctgaaaaaaaagagatgtgaatctgaaaatataaaacatgcaaCCTATAAAAAGAC containing:
- the LOC119130318 gene encoding H-2 class I histocompatibility antigen, alpha chain-like, translated to MLAMNLLVFFVAAVQIYSVAPVTHTLNYFVTSSQVARLPEYLLVAYVDGVQIQQFDSNHRETKVKHDWVNKITEDEPHFWKRETEIQIGNEQTSKVNIEIAKKRFNQTGGVHMFQVIDGCEWDDETGEVDGWWHLRYDGEDFLSFEAKTMTWIAAHPQAFITKLKWDQIDGLNEAKKNHYTEVCPSDLKKHVSNGRHFLTRTELPKVSLLQKTPSSPVTCHATGFYPITSSLFWRKNGEEIHEDVEMGETLPNHDGTFQTSVDLKVEVTPAAEREYECVFQLAGVSEDIVIKLDAGSILSNHEQGRKKAVAIAVPLVVLALVAVVVVVMFLAKRIKSKQAKYSQASVSTDSEPVAE